The Methanobacterium sp. sequence TTAGTAGATTTGTTTGCATCATGCCCCTCAAAATACACAGTTCCTGACGATGGTTTTTCCAATAGATCAATTAATCTAAGTAAAACAGTTTTACCAGAGCCAGTTGGCCCTACAAGTGCAGTACTTGTTCCCTTTTCTATTTTCATGTTTATATCTTTAAGTACCTGGAGATTCTCGTAATTCTTGTAGACATTATCCATTTCTACTATGTGCATTATTTCCACCTAACTGACAACTGTATATTAATTTTATTTTATTCTCTGCCCTGCAGATAGTTTAACATTAGATTTATTATGAGAGCAATTGCGAGCAATATTATTCCTAAAGCTATTGAAAGCTCTATATTACCCTTAGAAGTTTCAAGAGATATTGTAGTGGTAAAAACCCTTGTAAAACCTCTTATATTGCCACCAATAAGTATGGCTACACCTACTTCAGAAATTGCCCTTCCAAAACCAAGTATAACCGCACCCATTATTGCATACCGTGCCTCTTTTATAATAGTGATTATAGTTTGGGATGCACTGGCCCCAAGTGAGATGGCCAGCTCTTTTACCTGATTACTAACACCTACAAGGGCTGTAATTGTGAAACCTATAAGAATAGGCAAAATTAATAATGTCTGACCTATAATCATACCTTCTGGCGTGAAAAGAAGGTTTAGATCTGCTAATGGGCCTCGTTGAGATATTAATAAGAACAAAAAAAGTCCAACTAAGACTGTAGGCACACTGTAAAGTGTTTGGATGAGATTAATTAAAGTACGTTTACC is a genomic window containing:
- a CDS encoding ABC transporter permease, with product MNEILGAIEQAIYLITTLNPEVIEITIRSLYISLSATLLASLIAIPLGGIIYYYDFFGKRTLINLIQTLYSVPTVLVGLFLFLLISQRGPLADLNLLFTPEGMIIGQTLLILPILIGFTITALVGVSNQVKELAISLGASASQTIITIIKEARYAIMGAVILGFGRAISEVGVAILIGGNIRGFTRVFTTTISLETSKGNIELSIALGIILLAIALIINLMLNYLQGRE